The Lysobacter enzymogenes DNA segment CATCGAAGTGATCGGCCTGGCCTACGAGGAAATCGACAAGGCCGACATGCAGGCCTTCCTCAAGCAACATCCGGTGTCGTACCCGATCGCGGTGCTCGACGTGACCGATCCGCCGAAGTCCTTCGACACGCCCAAGGGCCTGCCGATGACCTACCTGATCGGGCCGGACGGCAAGGTGGTGGAGAAGTTCCTCGGCCCGGTCGACGCGAAGAAGCTCGAGGACGCCATCGCCAAGGCCGGTGGACCGAAGCCGGGCGAGCCGGCGGGCCAGGGCGGCGCAGGCAAGAACGGTTCGAACAAGGACGATTCGAGCAAGGGCGGTCCGAGCGGCGGCAACACTTGAGCGCCGCGCGCTTCTACGTCGCCGGCAAGGTGCAAGGCGTGTGGTTCCGCGCGAGCGCCCGCGAACAGGCGTTGGCGCTGGACTTGCGCGGCTACGCCAACAACCTGCGCGACGGCCGGGTGGAAGTGCTCGCGGTCGGCGACGCGGCGGCGATCGAACGCCTCGCGCAGTGGTTGCGGCAGGGGCCGCCGAATGCGCGGGTCGACCGCATCGAACGCGAACCGGCCGGCGAGAACGAGGCCGGGGACGGCTTCGTCTGCGGCTGAAGGGCCAGCCACTGTCCGCCAGGCTTGTGCAGGAGCGGCGCGAGCCGCGACCGCGACAAGGCAAACACGGCGAAACCGGCGGCGCAGTTGCGTTGTCGCGGCCGCGGCTCGCGGCGCT contains these protein-coding regions:
- a CDS encoding acylphosphatase, with product MSAARFYVAGKVQGVWFRASAREQALALDLRGYANNLRDGRVEVLAVGDAAAIERLAQWLRQGPPNARVDRIEREPAGENEAGDGFVCG